ATTTCTACGCCGACGGGGAATACGATCTGTCGGGGTTCTGTGTCGGCATGGTTGACAACGACAAGGTCGTGGACGGCTCCAGCATCGGCGTGGGCGACATCATCATCGGCCTGGCCTCCTCGGGCGTTCATTCCAATGGGTATTCCCTGGTGCGCAAGCTTTACGCCCAGTCGGGGATGCAGCCAACGGACATTTTTCCCGGTACGGACCAGACCGTGGCCGAGGTTCTGCTCACGCCCACCCGCATCTATGTCGAAGCCGTGCGCAACGTCATCCGGGACTGGGAGATTCATGGCATGGTCCATGTCACTGGCGGCGGGTTCTATGACAACATCGTGCGCATCCTGCCCAGGGGCGTGACCGCGCAGATTCGTTTCGGCTCCTGGAGCATCCCGCCCGTGTTCGAGTGGCTGCGGACCCAGGGGACGCTGAGCTGGGAGGAGATGCTGCAGATCTTCAACAGCGGCATCGGCTACATCATGGTCGTCAAGAAGGATGTGGCCAAGGATGTGGTGCACCGGCTAGGCGCCCTGAAGCAGGACGCCTGGATTATCGGCGAAATTGTCGAAAGGGCCGAAGGCGAGGAGCAGGTCCGCATAGATTTTCCGGTCGCCGACGCCTAGCATCGCAAAAGCTCCTTCAAGGACAAGTAAACCCCCGCAACGGATTCCGTGGCGGGGGTTTTTTTCGGGCGCGGAAAGCGGATTTTCCGGGTTCGGCCGAGTGTCTAGGTCCAGAGCAGCGGCGTGCCGTTTTCGAGATAGGGATTGAAATAGCCGTAATTGATCCAGGGGCAAGCCTTTTTGAGTCGCTTCATAAAATTCCCCAGACCCATGGACGGCTCTGTCGGATCTCCGACACAGCCTAGGTACAATTCGGGGTCAAGACTGAGGTTGCGCATCTGGATATAATCGGGGCGGACCGAAGAGACGAGTTCTGTCAGGGCTTCAAGCTCGCTCTCAACGTCATTTACGCCGGGAAAGAACAGGTAGTTGAGCGACACGAAAAGTCCGTGTTCCTTGGCCGTGGCGATGGTGCGGCAGACATCGGCGAAGGTGTAGCCGTGCGGGCGGTAGTAGCTGTTGTAGATGGATTCGCGCGCGCTGTTCATGCTCACCCGGATGGAATTAAGGCCGGCCTTGGCCAGGCCGGGGATGGTGTCCGGCAGGCTTGCGTTGGTGTTGATGTTGACCGTGCCCCGGCCTCCGCCGCTACGGAAGAGGGCAATGGCTTCGGTCAACAGCGCGGCCTCGGTCAGGGGTTCGCCTTCGCAGCCCTGACCGAAAGACATGACCGGATTTTTGGCCCGCTTGGAGTGCAGGTGCATGATCTCGACAATTTCTTTTGTCGTGGGCGTGAAATCAATGCGATTCTGAGAGGATGGAAAGCCCGAGTCCGCTGGTTGATGCGAGATGCAGCCGTAGCAGCGGGCATTGCAGGTTCGGGCCGTGGGCAAGGGTGCTTCGAAGCGGCCCAGGGCCAGGTTTTTGGCGGCGGGACAGCAAAAGGTCAGGGCGCAGCGCGAAAGATGCGAGATCAGACGGTTTTCGGGATAACGCTTGAGCAGATCTTGGGCGCCTTTGGTGATCCGTTCCGGCGCAACCTGGGTGAAGACCTGCCTTCTGTCCTTGTCGACCTGGGTGGCCGTGACCCAGAATCTGTCCTTGGCGAAGCCGATGGCTCCGTAAGCGAACAAGGGCAATTTGGGGGCATCTGCGTCTGACAGGTAGGCCGCAGATGCGGACAGGGTGTAGGATGGACAGACAAATGCGGCCACGGCCCGCTCTTCCATGGCCTCGGCCTTGCCCGTTTCGGGGTCGAGTCCCAGGGCGTGGCGGCCGGGCAGGAGATACAGGTCGCTGCCTTCGGGCAGGGGAATGAGCTCGTCCGGGCGGGGCAGCGTCAGTTCGCGGCCACGGCGCACGAGCATGAGCAGGTCGGGATGGTCGTACACATTGCCGTCCGCATCCGCGTAAACCATGACGGGCTGGATTTTTTTGCTGCTCAAAGAGTTCTCCTTTAAAAAAAAGAAGGCAGAGGTGCGCATGCACCTCTGCCCCAGTGTGTTCGAAAACCAGAGGGCGATTAACGCTTGGAGTACTGGAACCGGGCACGGGCAGCGCGCTGGCCGTACTTCTTTCTTTCCTTGACGCGGGAATCGCGGGTCAGGAAACCGGCGCGCTTGAGGACGCCGCGCATTTCCGGATCGAATTCGAGCAGGGCGCGGCTGATGCCGTGGCGCACGGCCTGGGCCTGTCCGGAAAGACCGCCGCCGGTAACACGGCAGGCGATGTTGAATTTTTCGAGGGTCTTGGTCAGCTTCAGCGGCTGACGAATGATCATCTGCAACGTGGCCCGGGGAAAGTAATCACCCAGTTCGCGACCGTTGACAGTGATGGTCCCTGTGCCTTTATACAGTCTGGTCCGGGAAACGGATGTCTTTCTTTTGCCGGTACCGTAGAAGAAATCTTGACTCATAATCTTCTCCATCCCTGATTAGATGTCCAGCACTTCAGGCTGCTGAGCCTGGTGAGGATGTTCCGTGCCGGTGTATACTTTCAGTTTCTTGATCATCTGAAAGCCCAATGCGCTTTTGGGCAGCATGCCTTTGACCGCCTTGGTGATGACCGTTTCCGGGCTTTTGACCATCATCTCTTCCAGAGTGGTCTCCCGAAGTCCGCCTACGTAACCGGTGTAACGGTAGTAGGTTTTCTGGGTAGCCTTCTGGCCGGTTACCTTGATTTTGTCCGCGTTGATGACGATGATGAAATCACCGTTATCCATGTGCGGGGCGAACTCGGCCTTGTGCTTGCCGCGGAGGCGGGTTGCTATTTCCGTTGCAAGTCGGCCCAGGACCTTGTCCTTGGCGTCGACAAGATACCATTTGTGGGTCAGTTCACTTGCTTTGGGACTGTACGTCTTCATTTCTGTGGCTCCTGCCTGATAAACCCGAGTCGTTGCGGGTGCTTTCAACCTTGAGATCGGTGGTAACATGCACAAATGGTTGTGCTTTACCGCCGTAACCGCTACAACGTAACGAAACAATGCGTGTGGGATAAGGGAAGAAACAGCTATCTGTCCTGCGACGGCTTGTAAAGTATTTTTCTTGAATTTCGAAGAAAAAAATTCATCCGCCGATCATGTTCGGCACGAGCGGGAGGTTTACGGTGGCCAGTATACGCAAGGGTCTGCTTCAGCTTGTCTTTTCCGGAAGTTTCATGAAACGCTGGAACGACAAGATGCGCCCTATGGAGCTTGTGGAGGTCGACAAGCAGGCCCACAAGATGATCGTTGCCTGGCTGCTTTTTGAGCTCAACTCCCAGAATCTTTCAGCCGGCGACCGGACCGTCCTTGGTGAGGACATCGTGCGCGGAGGGATTTACGATTATCTCTACCGCCTGGTCATTACCGATATAAAGCCGCCCATCTTCTACCAGATCAAGTCCAACCCGGCCCATTATCAGAAACTCACGGCCTGGGTTCTCAATGAATTGCAGCCACGTGTCCAGCCGCTGGGCAAGGACTTCTGGGACGGCATGAAGGATCATTTCGAGCGGCAGGTCAGCGGCGACGCGAGCCTGGCCTCGCGTATTCTTGACGCCGCGCATCTTTTCGCCAGCAGATGGGAATTCCATCTCATCCGGGACATGAACAAATGGGATGAGGAAATGGACGACATCGAGGACAACTTCAGACGCGGCCTGGAGGCGCATCTGGATCTGACCGGCGTGCGTCAGCTGATCGAGGGGCCGAGCACCCGGCTCGGCAAGTTTGCCTTCATGTGCGGACAGCTCAGGTTCCAGAAGCGCTGGTCCCAGACCCCGCGCATCCCTGAGACTTCCGTTCTGGGGCACATGTTCATCGTGGCCTGCCTGGCCTATTTTTTCAGCATTGCCGTGGGCGCGTGTCCGGTGCGCAGAAAAAACAATTTCTATGCAGGGCTTTTTCACGATATACCAGAGCTTCTGACTCGGGACATCATCTCTCCGGTCAAGAGTTCGGTCCAGGGCATCGGGGATCTGATCCGGGAATACGAAGGCCGGGAACTTGAGCGGCGCCTCTTTTCCATACTCGACAGGTCGGTGTATGGTGGGCTTGTGGATCGACTGGAATATTTTCTGGGCATAGAGGTCGGCTCGGAGTTCGAGTCCACCATCATGCGGAACGGCCGGGCTGAAATCGTGAGCTGGGACCAGTTGCAGGGGCCGTATAATCGGGATGAATTCTGTCCCAAGGATGGCCGGATGTTGAAAGTTTGCGATCACCTGGCCGCGTTTCTCGAAGCCTATACGGCCTTGTCCAACGGCATCACCAACGCCCATCTGCAACAGGCTTCGTGGCGCATCAGGACACTGTACCAGAATCAGTCTCTGACCGAGGAACTGCACATCGGCGCTCTGCTGGCCGACTTTGATTGAGGACGCGTCTTAAGGGCCGCTGGGCCTGTTACTCATTACCATAGAGGAAATAATCATGATGTTACGCAAACGGGTCTGGGATATCATGCGTGAGGATTTCGCCTCTGTCCGCGAGGATGCGACACTTTCCGAGGCTATCACGGCCTTGCGCGAGATCCGTTCCAGGCAGGCGGACACAAGCTTCGTGCTGGTCTTTTCGAAGAACGACAAATTCATGGGCGTTCTGTCCATGTGGAATCTGATCCAGGGCATCGGCCCCTGCCTGCTCAAAGGGTCGGTCCTGGACGGCAACGAGGTTGACTGGGACAGCGCCTTTGCTTCGGCCTGTCGCAGTTGCTCGCAGGTACGCATCTCGGACTGCCTGCAGCATGACATCCCCATGCTCAAACCCAACGACCCGCTGGCCAGGGTGCTTGAGGTCTTTCTCGACTACCGCCGTGGACGGGCCGTGGTCGAAGAGGGCGGGCGCATCATCGGCGTGGTCTGCATGGCCGACCTGTTCAAGGAAATCAGCGATTCGCTCATGCCGTAGCCGGACTTTTCACTTCAGCCATGCCTGGCGGCGAGGGGAGCTTGACCGTGACGACCGGGATTTTATTCCTTTTCGGGTTTGTGAGCCTTTCGCTCGCGCTGGTCGCTACCATGGTCTGGAACCGTCGCCTTCACCGCACGATCCAGACCATGGCCGATGATCTGGAGGGGTCGCGGCGGGCGTCTGCGGAGAGGGAGGACAAATATCGTCTTCTCGTCGAGCATCAGACCGATCTGGTGGTCAAGGTCGATGTCGAGGGGCGGTTCCAGTACGTCAGTCCGACCTACTGCCGGGTTTTCGGCCGCTCCGAGGAGGAACTGCTGGGCATGGCGTTCATGCCGCTGGTCTTTGAAGATGATCGGCAATCGACACAGGAGGCCATGCAGAGCCTCTTCGTCCCGCCCCATACTGCGTACATGGAGCAGCGTGCCATGACCGTTAGCGGCTGGCGCTGGCTGGCCTGGAACGATTCGGCCATCCTGGGGCCCGGCGGGGAAATCGAGGCCATCATCGGTGTGGGTCGGGATATCTCCGAACGCAAGCAGGCCGAGGAACTGTTGCGCCAGAGTGAGGAGCGCTTCGCCAAGGCCTTCCACTCCAGCCCAGCCCCTCTGATTATCTCCGACATAGCGAGCGGCCGCTTCATCGACGTCAATGCGCGCTGGGTGGACATGCTCGGTCACGCCAAGGAAGAGCAGATCGGCCGGACTTCGAAGGAGGTCGGTATCTGGGCCGATCCGCGCCAAAGGGACGAAGCCATACAGATCCTGCGCAAGGACGGTTTTTTCAAGGAGTTTCCCATCGAGTTTCTGACCAAGACGGGAGAAATCCGTTCGGCCCTCTGGTCTGCCGAAATTATCATTCTTCAGGATCGGGAGGTCATGCTGTCCCTGATTCTCGACTACACGGAGAGAAAAAGGGCTGAGGAAGCCCTGCGCAAAAGCGAGAAATTATATCGCTCCGTCATCGACAACATACATGACGTTTTCTACCGCACCGACGCTAAGGGGCGTCTGGTCATGGTCAGTCCTTCGGGAGTCCGCCTGCTCGCCTACGAGCACGCGGAGGAGATGCTCGGGAGATCCAACGAGGAATTCTGGTTTGACCCTGCAGCCCGTCAGGCATTTTTGGAGCGCATCCAAAGGGATGGCTTTGTCGCGGATTTCGAGGTGGTGCTCAAACGAAAAGATGGCGAACCCGTGCTCGTGGCTACGTCGAGCGGGTTTTATCGTGATGAGGAGGGGATGGTTCTCGGGGTGGAGGGGATTTTTCGCGACATCACCGAACGCAAGCGCACAGAGGAACGGCTGCGCCAGTCCGAGGACAAATTTTCTCGCCTTTTCAAACTGTCCCCGGACGCCATTTCTCTTTCGGACCCGCAGAGCGGTTTGCTGCTGGAGATAAATGACGCCTATGCCGACGTGACCGGATACGAGTCGGCGGAGCTTCTTGGCAAGACTTCCGTGGAACTGGGCCTTTTCGTCAACCCGCAGAGCCGCAGACGGGTGGTTGAAGAGCTTGAGCGTATTGGCCATGTCAAAAACATGGAGGTCGAATTCAGGCGTAAGAACGGCAGTCATGTGCTGTGCAGCGTTTCGGGCCAGTTCATAACCATCGGGCAGGAGCGTTTTCTTCTCTCTGTGATACGGGACGTGACGGAGTTGAGGCGCATGCAGGAGATGATGATCCAAACTGAGAAGATGGTCTCGGTGGGAGGAATCGCGGCCGGGATCGCCCATGAGATCAACAACCCCTTGGGGATCATCGTGCAGACGGCGCAGAATCTGGTGCAGCGCACGCGGCCGGATTTTCAAAAGAATATCGAAGTGGCCCAGAGTATCGGCCTTGATATGGCTTTGCTGGAAAAATACATGCAGGCCCGCAAGATTCTGCCCTTTGTGCAGGACATGCAGGCTGCGGCGCTGCGGGCAGCGGACATTATCCGCCATATGCTCGATTTCAGCCGCCGCAGCGAATCCAGACGCACCAGTTGCGCAGTACCGGCAATTGTGGACCGGGCCGTTGCCCTGGCGCAGAGCGATTATGACCTTAAAAAGAGTTTCGATTTCAAGAGAATCCGCATCGTCAAGGAGTATCCTCCGGATCTCACAAGGGTCGAATGCACGGAGACGGAACTCGAACAGGTGTTTCTGAATTTGTTGCGCAACGCGGCCCAGGCCATGAGCATGGATGAATCTGCGTCTGTCGACCCGAGGATCGTAATCCGTTTGTCGAACGCGGCTTCGGGCGTGCGCTGCGAGTTCGAGGATAATGGCCCGGGCATTTCGGCGGAGGTCCGCCGCAGGGTCTTTGAGCCGTTCTACACCACCAAGCCTCCGGGAATCGGGACCGGGCTCGGGCTTTCCGTGTCCTATTTTATTGTGACCAGCGGACACGGCGGCAAGATGTGGGTGGAGTCGGCTCCCGGCGCCGGGACTAGGTTCATCATCGAGTTGCCCGGCAACGGATTGCGGAGCGAAGAGGGGCCGGACGCAAATCCCGCATGAAGCCGTCCCGCCAGTGGCATGAAAACGAAAGCCCCCGCGACATCAGTGTCGCGGGGGCTTTCGCTTTCATTTTGAGTGGAGGCTACTCGCTTTTCAGGGAGCGCACTTCCGGCCAGATCTCGTCGATGGCTTCGACGGTCTTGACCGTGATGCGCTTTCTGAGTTCCTTGGGGATCTCGTCCAGGTCATGGGCGTTACGGGCCGGGATGAGCACCTTTTTGACCCCGTGGCTGACCGCAGCCAGGATTTTTTCCTTGATGCCGCCCACGGGCATGACCCTGCCGCGCAGGGTGATCTCGCCGGTCATGGCCACGTCCGAGGCCACAGGCTCGTTGCTGATGGCCGACATCAGCGCCGTGACCAGGGTTACGCCAGCGGACGGCCCGTCCTTGGGCGTGGCACCGGCCGGGACGTGGATGTGGATGTCGTGCGTTTCGAAGAAGTCGTCGGCAAGTTTCAGGCTCGCGCTCTTGGTGCGGGCATAGCTCAGGGCCGCCTGGGCGCTTTCCTTCATCACCTCACCGAGCTTTCCGGTCAGGATGAGCTTGCCCTTGCCCGGCAAGAGGCTGCACTCGATGTGCAGGATCTCGCCGCCGTAAGGCGTCCAGGCGAGGCCCAGGGCCACTCCAGGAGGCATGGAACTTTCACGCTCCTCATCCATGAATTTGGGCTGCCCCAGAAGCTTGATGAGCGCGGAGGTGGTCACGCGGAATGGCCCCTTCTTGCCTTCGGCCACCCGGCGCGCGTATTTGCGGCAGATGGACCCGATTTCCCGTTCCAGGTTGCGCAGGCCCGCCTCGCGCGTGTAGCCCCGGATGATTTCGGCCAGCACGGCGTCGGAGATGATCAGGGTGTCGCCCGTGAGGCCGTTTTCCTTGATCTGCCGGGTCAACAGGTAGCGCCTGGCGATGATGGTCTTTTCCTGCTCCGTGTAGCCGGGGATGCGGATGACCTCCATGCGGTCCAGCAGTGCCGACGGGATGGTGTCGAGCATGTTGGCCGTGCATATGAACATGACCTTGGACAGGTCGTAGGGCACGTTCAGGTAATGATCCGTGAAGGAGTTGTTCTGTTCCGGATCAAGCACTTCCAAGAGGGCCGAGGACGGATCGCCCCTGAAATCGTTGCCGAGCTTGTCGATTTCATCCAGCATGATGACCGGGTTGATCGTTCCGGCGTCCTTCATGGACTGGATGATGCGGCCGGGCATGGCCCCGATGTACGTGCGGCGGTGGCCGCGGATTTCAGCCTCGTCACGCATTCCGCCCAGGGACATGCGCACGAATTTGCGCCCCAGCGACCGGGCGATGGATTTGCCCAGCGACGTCTTGCCCACGCCGGGAGGGCCGACGAAGCACAGGATCGGTCCCTTCATGGACGGGTTGAGTTTGCGCACGCTCAAGTATTCGAGGATGCGCTCCTTGACCTTTTCCAGGTTGTAGTGGTCCTCGTGCAGGATCTTGGCTGCTTCCTTGATGTCGAGCCGGTCCTTGGATGTTTTCTTCCAGGGCAGGTCGATAAGCCAGTCGATGTAGGTTCGCAGGATCGTTGCTTCGGAGCTGTCCGGGTGCATGGACTCCAGCCGCGAGAGCTGCTTGTCCGCTTCTTTTTTCACCTTTTTCGGCAGGCCGAGGGCGTTCAGCGTTTTTCTGAGCTCTTCCATCTCCTCGCCTTCGCCGCCCTTGTCGCCAAGTTCGCGGCGGATGGCTTTGAGCTGCTCGCGCAGGAAATATTCCCGCTGCGCCTTGTCCATCCCTTCCTTGGCCATGCTCTGGATCTTGGCCTGCATGGAGGCCACTTCCACTTCCTTGACCAGTTGCGAGTTGACCAGGTTCAGTCGCTCGATGGGGTCGTGGCTCTCAAGGATGCGCTGGGCCTCGGAGGACTTCATGCGCAGGTTGGACGCGACCAGGTCGGCCAAGCGTCCATGCTCGCTGACGGCGTTGAGCACATTCATGATCTCGCCGGCGTCGATGCCGCGCAGGGTCAGGATTTTTTCGCTTTGTTCCTTGACCGAACGCAGCAATGCTTCCTCTTCGGGTCCGGGATTTTCGACGACAAGTTCGTCGATGGTCTCGATGTTGACCATGTCGAAGGGGTCGTGCTGCACAAAATCAATGATTTTGGCGCGGGTCAGACCCTGGACCAGGACTTTCAGCCGGCCGTCGGGCATTTTGAGCATGCGCATGATCATGGCCACGGTGCCGGTGGTGTAGAGGTCTTCGGGAGAGGGGTCGTCCACGCCCTCGTCTTTTTGCGTGCTGATGAAGATGTACCGGCTGCCGTTAAGGGCCGCGTCCACTGCCTGCACGCTTTTTTCGCGTCCGACAAAGAGGGGCAGGATCATGTAATTGAAGACAACGATGTCCCTGACCGCCAGAAGCGGCATGGTGGTCGGGATTTCCGCTTCCTGGACGGAGCTGTCGGCGCTGGCTGTATCTGAATTTTCGCCCTGAAGTTTTTCTTTTTCCGGGGAAAACGTTTTTTTGTCGCTCATGAAGGTCTCCTCGTGGTGTTGTATTCGCGTAATTGTAATCCGCGAAAAGCAAATTCAGTCAATTATAAGGCTCTTAGAGCCTCAGGCAAGAAAAAAAATGGATTTTTTCCCTTTTGGGAATAAAAAATCAGAGCAGGCCTTGGGCGCGGAAGCTGGAGTAGGTCTCGGCGGTCACGATGATGTGGTCGAGCAGGCGCAGGCCGAGGTCATCAGCCAGGCGGGCAATGGTCTCGGTCAGGGCCTTGTCCTGCGAGGAGGGGACGGGGTTGCCGCCGGGATGGTTGTGAACCAGGATCAGTCCGCCGGCATGGTGGCGCAAGGCCAGTTCAAGGATTTCGCGCGGGTAGGCCGCGGTTTGATCCACGGTGCCCTGAAAGATGCGTTCGAAGGAGATGAGCCTGTTCTGGTTGTCGACGAGGATGACCCAGAATTCCTCCTTGGTCAGATGCCCCAGGCGAGAGCAGACCATGTCCCGGACCTGGTCCGGGGAGGAGAATTTTTCTCTGCGGGCGATTGAACCGCAGGCCTTGCGCGCGCGGCATTCGTGCAGGGTCCGCCAGAATCTGGCTGCGCCTTCGCCAAGGCCCGGTATCTCGGCGATGCGCCCGGGATCGGCAAGCAGCGCGTCGCCAAGCGATCCGAAGCGGGAGAGCATTTCCTTGGCGATGGGCTTGGTGTCCTTGCGGGGCAGGGCATAGGTCAGCAGCAATTCCAGCACTTCATAATCGGACAAGGCCCGGGGGTCGTTATCCAGACGCTCGCGCAGACGTTCGCGGTGCCCCAGATAGTGGGCGGTGTCCTCTTTCACCACAGGCGCTGGGCTTCCTTGACCAGGTTCTCCATGGCCTGAGCGGGCTTTAGCCGCCCGGTCTTGATGTCCGTGTCGGCCTGCAGCACGATATCCCAGAAGCGGCTGATGCGCGCAGGCCCTAGGCGCTGGGCCAGGCGTTTCTTTTCCGTCTTCAGGCTTGGATAGAGTTGCACCTTGCCGTCTTCTCCGTGCA
This DNA window, taken from Desulfomicrobium sp. ZS1, encodes the following:
- the purM gene encoding phosphoribosylformylglycinamidine cyclo-ligase, whose amino-acid sequence is MSQRDKAYKDAGVDIEAGNTFVSRIKSLVASTYTKGVVNDIGGFGGLFKPSMSMVNEPVLVASTDGVGTKLKLAFMFDRHDTVGIDLVAMSVNDIIVQGARPLFFLDYFATGKLDIDKAEAVIKGIVDGCKEAQCALIGGETAEMPDFYADGEYDLSGFCVGMVDNDKVVDGSSIGVGDIIIGLASSGVHSNGYSLVRKLYAQSGMQPTDIFPGTDQTVAEVLLTPTRIYVEAVRNVIRDWEIHGMVHVTGGGFYDNIVRILPRGVTAQIRFGSWSIPPVFEWLRTQGTLSWEEMLQIFNSGIGYIMVVKKDVAKDVVHRLGALKQDAWIIGEIVERAEGEEQVRIDFPVADA
- a CDS encoding radical SAM protein, which produces MSSKKIQPVMVYADADGNVYDHPDLLMLVRRGRELTLPRPDELIPLPEGSDLYLLPGRHALGLDPETGKAEAMEERAVAAFVCPSYTLSASAAYLSDADAPKLPLFAYGAIGFAKDRFWVTATQVDKDRRQVFTQVAPERITKGAQDLLKRYPENRLISHLSRCALTFCCPAAKNLALGRFEAPLPTARTCNARCYGCISHQPADSGFPSSQNRIDFTPTTKEIVEIMHLHSKRAKNPVMSFGQGCEGEPLTEAALLTEAIALFRSGGGRGTVNINTNASLPDTIPGLAKAGLNSIRVSMNSARESIYNSYYRPHGYTFADVCRTIATAKEHGLFVSLNYLFFPGVNDVESELEALTELVSSVRPDYIQMRNLSLDPELYLGCVGDPTEPSMGLGNFMKRLKKACPWINYGYFNPYLENGTPLLWT
- the rpsI gene encoding 30S ribosomal protein S9 — protein: MSQDFFYGTGKRKTSVSRTRLYKGTGTITVNGRELGDYFPRATLQMIIRQPLKLTKTLEKFNIACRVTGGGLSGQAQAVRHGISRALLEFDPEMRGVLKRAGFLTRDSRVKERKKYGQRAARARFQYSKR
- the rplM gene encoding 50S ribosomal protein L13, with the protein product MKTYSPKASELTHKWYLVDAKDKVLGRLATEIATRLRGKHKAEFAPHMDNGDFIIVINADKIKVTGQKATQKTYYRYTGYVGGLRETTLEEMMVKSPETVITKAVKGMLPKSALGFQMIKKLKVYTGTEHPHQAQQPEVLDI
- a CDS encoding HD domain-containing protein; the encoded protein is MASIRKGLLQLVFSGSFMKRWNDKMRPMELVEVDKQAHKMIVAWLLFELNSQNLSAGDRTVLGEDIVRGGIYDYLYRLVITDIKPPIFYQIKSNPAHYQKLTAWVLNELQPRVQPLGKDFWDGMKDHFERQVSGDASLASRILDAAHLFASRWEFHLIRDMNKWDEEMDDIEDNFRRGLEAHLDLTGVRQLIEGPSTRLGKFAFMCGQLRFQKRWSQTPRIPETSVLGHMFIVACLAYFFSIAVGACPVRRKNNFYAGLFHDIPELLTRDIISPVKSSVQGIGDLIREYEGRELERRLFSILDRSVYGGLVDRLEYFLGIEVGSEFESTIMRNGRAEIVSWDQLQGPYNRDEFCPKDGRMLKVCDHLAAFLEAYTALSNGITNAHLQQASWRIRTLYQNQSLTEELHIGALLADFD
- a CDS encoding HPP family protein, producing the protein MMLRKRVWDIMREDFASVREDATLSEAITALREIRSRQADTSFVLVFSKNDKFMGVLSMWNLIQGIGPCLLKGSVLDGNEVDWDSAFASACRSCSQVRISDCLQHDIPMLKPNDPLARVLEVFLDYRRGRAVVEEGGRIIGVVCMADLFKEISDSLMP
- a CDS encoding PAS domain S-box protein encodes the protein MTTGILFLFGFVSLSLALVATMVWNRRLHRTIQTMADDLEGSRRASAEREDKYRLLVEHQTDLVVKVDVEGRFQYVSPTYCRVFGRSEEELLGMAFMPLVFEDDRQSTQEAMQSLFVPPHTAYMEQRAMTVSGWRWLAWNDSAILGPGGEIEAIIGVGRDISERKQAEELLRQSEERFAKAFHSSPAPLIISDIASGRFIDVNARWVDMLGHAKEEQIGRTSKEVGIWADPRQRDEAIQILRKDGFFKEFPIEFLTKTGEIRSALWSAEIIILQDREVMLSLILDYTERKRAEEALRKSEKLYRSVIDNIHDVFYRTDAKGRLVMVSPSGVRLLAYEHAEEMLGRSNEEFWFDPAARQAFLERIQRDGFVADFEVVLKRKDGEPVLVATSSGFYRDEEGMVLGVEGIFRDITERKRTEERLRQSEDKFSRLFKLSPDAISLSDPQSGLLLEINDAYADVTGYESAELLGKTSVELGLFVNPQSRRRVVEELERIGHVKNMEVEFRRKNGSHVLCSVSGQFITIGQERFLLSVIRDVTELRRMQEMMIQTEKMVSVGGIAAGIAHEINNPLGIIVQTAQNLVQRTRPDFQKNIEVAQSIGLDMALLEKYMQARKILPFVQDMQAAALRAADIIRHMLDFSRRSESRRTSCAVPAIVDRAVALAQSDYDLKKSFDFKRIRIVKEYPPDLTRVECTETELEQVFLNLLRNAAQAMSMDESASVDPRIVIRLSNAASGVRCEFEDNGPGISAEVRRRVFEPFYTTKPPGIGTGLGLSVSYFIVTSGHGGKMWVESAPGAGTRFIIELPGNGLRSEEGPDANPA
- the lon gene encoding endopeptidase La, encoding MSDKKTFSPEKEKLQGENSDTASADSSVQEAEIPTTMPLLAVRDIVVFNYMILPLFVGREKSVQAVDAALNGSRYIFISTQKDEGVDDPSPEDLYTTGTVAMIMRMLKMPDGRLKVLVQGLTRAKIIDFVQHDPFDMVNIETIDELVVENPGPEEEALLRSVKEQSEKILTLRGIDAGEIMNVLNAVSEHGRLADLVASNLRMKSSEAQRILESHDPIERLNLVNSQLVKEVEVASMQAKIQSMAKEGMDKAQREYFLREQLKAIRRELGDKGGEGEEMEELRKTLNALGLPKKVKKEADKQLSRLESMHPDSSEATILRTYIDWLIDLPWKKTSKDRLDIKEAAKILHEDHYNLEKVKERILEYLSVRKLNPSMKGPILCFVGPPGVGKTSLGKSIARSLGRKFVRMSLGGMRDEAEIRGHRRTYIGAMPGRIIQSMKDAGTINPVIMLDEIDKLGNDFRGDPSSALLEVLDPEQNNSFTDHYLNVPYDLSKVMFICTANMLDTIPSALLDRMEVIRIPGYTEQEKTIIARRYLLTRQIKENGLTGDTLIISDAVLAEIIRGYTREAGLRNLEREIGSICRKYARRVAEGKKGPFRVTTSALIKLLGQPKFMDEERESSMPPGVALGLAWTPYGGEILHIECSLLPGKGKLILTGKLGEVMKESAQAALSYARTKSASLKLADDFFETHDIHIHVPAGATPKDGPSAGVTLVTALMSAISNEPVASDVAMTGEITLRGRVMPVGGIKEKILAAVSHGVKKVLIPARNAHDLDEIPKELRKRITVKTVEAIDEIWPEVRSLKSE
- the radC gene encoding DNA repair protein RadC, translated to MKEDTAHYLGHRERLRERLDNDPRALSDYEVLELLLTYALPRKDTKPIAKEMLSRFGSLGDALLADPGRIAEIPGLGEGAARFWRTLHECRARKACGSIARREKFSSPDQVRDMVCSRLGHLTKEEFWVILVDNQNRLISFERIFQGTVDQTAAYPREILELALRHHAGGLILVHNHPGGNPVPSSQDKALTETIARLADDLGLRLLDHIIVTAETYSSFRAQGLL